The Oceaniferula marina genomic sequence TGCTGTGTCTGTTCAGCATGTATGTTTGCAGGCTTTCGACGAGTCCTTGGTGCGGGACAGCGTATCCGAGCACTCCGTGGGAAAGACGGCTCTGAATGGCCTCCAGCACCTCAGGAGGTGCAGTGAAATCCATATCGGCGACCCAGAACGGGTCGAGTTCGGAGAATTTGTCCCATTTCAGGGAGCCTGTACCACGGCGCGGAATGATGCGGTCGAAATCGTACTGCGTTGTCATGGATGTCTATGTAAGATGAAAGTGCTAAGAATCAAGACGGAAGAGACTGAATGACGAGATAATTACCGTTGTTCCCATGTCGTTTCATCGTGGTGGCTAGAGCTCTTTTTCAATGGGGACCCAGCGGGCGATGGCATCGATGAATCGTTGCATGCCGCTTCGGGCTGGTTGTCGACGGAGAGGCTCGGCTTCTTTTCCGTGCCAGCGGATTTTTCCTTTGTCATTGAGTCTGAGTTGCCAGGAGTTTTCCGGGAGCAGAGCTTCGTCGATGAGACTTGCCAGTTCCTTTCCGAGGGCTGGGGAGTTGATGATGAGGCCTTCTTCGGTATTGATATTCATCGCCCGGGGGTCGAGGTTTAAGGTTCCGATGTAGCAGTGTTGGCGGTCGGCGATCATGGTTTTCATGTGCAGGCCGATCCACTCGGCCCTTGCGGGAGACACATCACAGAGGGAGCGCTGCGGCTCGGATGGTTGGAAATTATACTCGTAGAGCTCGGCTCCGGCTTCGAGAATGCGTTTGCGGTATTTTCGATAATGGCTGTGGGCCGGGGTATGGTTGTTGGCCCCCATCGATGGGACGAGGATTTTGACTTTAACTCCTTTAGCTGTGGCTTCCCTTAAGCCGTCGAGTGATTGTTTATAGGGGATAAAATAGGGAGAGACGACGATGATTTCCTTTTTCGCCTTGTTCAGCATTTTGCCGAGTTCATCGACCATGATTCTGGTTTTGTTATCATCGGTGTCGGGAATGTCACTGACGAAGCGGGCGCTTCCGGGAGTCATACGGGATGGCAGAGTTGTGAGTCGATCACTCCAGTCTTTTCGCGAGGTGGGGTAGGAACTCAGAATATCGTGGCCTTGTTTATTGACCCTTTGGTTCAATTCGCGGATTTCTTCGGTGATGGTCTCTAAGCCAGGGCTATGGGCAAGTTCTTCGGCAGGGTAGGCCTGGGGGCTGTTCCAGAACTGGTCGAATTCGTGTTTGATCTGCTTGAGAACCGGGCCGGTGGAGATAACATCGAGGTCCCGGAAGTTGTAGGTTTTCGCGAGTCCGAAATATTGATTGCCAACGTTGCGACCTCCGTGAATCGCCATGACGCCATCGGCGATGAAAGTTTTGTTGTGCATGCGCCGATTCATCGTCCTGTAATTGTTGAGGAAATACGCGGCTTGCCCGAATTTGCTGTTTCTCACCCTGCTGGGGTTATAGAGGCGGATATTGATATGGGGGTGCTGGCAAAGCGATGACAGGTTTTGATCGTTGGCGGTTAACCAAATGTCATCTACCAGAAGTCTGATTCGAACTCCCCGTTTGGCGGCCTGAATCAAGCGGTTGAA encodes the following:
- a CDS encoding phospholipase D-like domain-containing protein, with product MSNPPRYAAILLGTALALFLKACTLIPPNPDRPVTQVITPPTSSPLTQTAKTIQANGSRHQSHFLLVNSASEAMKWRLAMIDSATGSIDIQTFLWANDHCGALIFNRLIQAAKRGVRIRLLVDDIWLTANDQNLSSLCQHPHINIRLYNPSRVRNSKFGQAAYFLNNYRTMNRRMHNKTFIADGVMAIHGGRNVGNQYFGLAKTYNFRDLDVISTGPVLKQIKHEFDQFWNSPQAYPAEELAHSPGLETITEEIRELNQRVNKQGHDILSSYPTSRKDWSDRLTTLPSRMTPGSARFVSDIPDTDDNKTRIMVDELGKMLNKAKKEIIVVSPYFIPYKQSLDGLREATAKGVKVKILVPSMGANNHTPAHSHYRKYRKRILEAGAELYEYNFQPSEPQRSLCDVSPARAEWIGLHMKTMIADRQHCYIGTLNLDPRAMNINTEEGLIINSPALGKELASLIDEALLPENSWQLRLNDKGKIRWHGKEAEPLRRQPARSGMQRFIDAIARWVPIEKEL